The nucleotide window CATCGGTCGTTTTCGACTGAGTTCTTTTCGAACGCTCGAAAAATGGATTTGCTATTGCATGTGGTGCGGGGCTTTGAAAGCCCTTATGCTCCCTATCACGAGACCATCGATCCGCTTCGTGATCAGCGCCGGGTCGAGGAAGAGCTAATTCTTGCCGACCTTCAGATTGTTGAAAACCGGATGGAGCGCCTTCAGAAAATGCAGGTTACTCATCAATCCGGGACGCCTGAGCAAAATGAGTGGCGAATTTTGGAACATCTTAAAGCCGAATTGGAGAGTAATAACCCCATTCGCCTGGTGGAATTGGGCAAAGAAGAAGAGCAGCGGATTCGCGGTTTCCAATTCTTGAGCGGCAAGCCGGTGATATGCGCGGTGAACATCGATGAGGCTTCAATAGAGCAGGGTGAGGCCTCAGAATTGCTCGAACCGTTGAAGAAATACTGTGAAGAGCGTCATATCCCTTTGGTGGCGTTATCTGCTGATATTGAAAAAGAGATTGCACAGTTAGCTCCTGAAGATCGAACTGAATTCCTCGAAAGCATGGGCATCAAAGCGCCGGCAGCTTATCGTTTGATTAGAGCTGTTTATGAGGCGCTTGGGTTAATTACTTTCTTCACGGTTGGCGAATCCGAAGTCCACGCCTGGCCTTTACGACGTGGGGAAACTTCAGTTGATGCGGCTGGTGAAATCCATTCCGACCTCGCCCGAGGCTTTATTCGGGCAGAAGTAATTACCTTCAAAGACCTCGAAGCTTGCGGTGGTTATGACAACGCCGTGAAATCCGGCAAAATGCGCCTGGAAGGCAAAGAATACATCGTTCAAGATGGTGAAATTGTTCATATTAGGTTTAAAGTGTAGCTGTTTGGAGGGAAGTTGTGAGCGATAAGAAATTGATACCTGAGCTGATTAGAACTGAGGAACTTCAGCGGCCTTATTCTATTCATGGTCGGCGATGCTATATGGTGGGATGGCAGGATGGGTTATTCCGCGACCTGGGGTGGCATCGGTCGAACGAAATGGGCGGTATCTGGGTACACCCGCTCAAGATTGCTGATGGGATTTGGATCAGTGTCGAAACCGGTGAGGAAGAAGAACTCGGTTTCAATCCTATCCGCCGCAACTGGTTAAGGAAAACGAACGAGTTTGTAATAGGCGAGGGTGGCGCTTGGGTTGAGCATCGGTATGATACCCCTCGATGGAATGTTACCCGACGAGAGTTTGTTCCTAAAG belongs to bacterium and includes:
- a CDS encoding DUF933 domain-containing protein, with the protein product MIVGLLGYPITGKTTLFEAVCGAHHGADVGSVIVPDARFDYIVSVTKPKKVTPHHIEFQDNAARIEPGEHRSFSTEFFSNARKMDLLLHVVRGFESPYAPYHETIDPLRDQRRVEEELILADLQIVENRMERLQKMQVTHQSGTPEQNEWRILEHLKAELESNNPIRLVELGKEEEQRIRGFQFLSGKPVICAVNIDEASIEQGEASELLEPLKKYCEERHIPLVALSADIEKEIAQLAPEDRTEFLESMGIKAPAAYRLIRAVYEALGLITFFTVGESEVHAWPLRRGETSVDAAGEIHSDLARGFIRAEVITFKDLEACGGYDNAVKSGKMRLEGKEYIVQDGEIVHIRFKV